Proteins found in one Lachancea thermotolerans CBS 6340 chromosome C complete sequence genomic segment:
- the HIT1 gene encoding Hit1p (similar to uniprot|P46973 Saccharomyces cerevisiae YJR055W HIT1 Protein of unknown function required for growth at high temperature), producing the protein MSAKCEICNQEPSKYKCPKCAVRYCSLSCFKDQEKHVHSEKEAEEKKHVSDSEGPEAKSDTGRLPTEQFDELYQNTKEIQELLSYNTVKFHLAKVYRILNIGVGALGSSDTQTSAEVKQQLAVDYLNTLRYGGVHYNEAIEEFCQVSLAKLSNES; encoded by the coding sequence ATGTCTGCTAAGTGCGAAATATGCAACCAAGAGCCCTCTAAATATAAATGTCCGAAGTGCGCAGTTCGGTACTGTTCTTTGTCGTGCTTCAAGGACCAGGAGAAGCATGTTCATAgcgaaaaagaagcagaagagaaaaagcaTGTGTCTGATAGCGAAGGGCCTGAAGCAAAGTCGGATACTGGAAGGCTACCGACTGAACAATTTGATGAATTGTACCAGAACACTAAAGAAATCCAGGAGCTGCTAAGCTACAACACAGTGAAATTTCACCTTGCTAAAGTGTACAGAATCCTGAATATAGGAGTGGGAGCGTTGGGCTCTTCGGATACGCAGACGTCGGCAGAAGTTAAGCAACAGCTCGCAGTAGACTACCTGAATACGCTCAGGTACGGAGGGGTTCACTACAACGAAGCCATTGAAGAGTTCTGTCAAGTGAGCCTAGCCAAGCTGTCGAATGAAAGTTAG